The following are encoded together in the Capsulimonas corticalis genome:
- a CDS encoding DNA double-strand break repair nuclease NurA yields MLDLHQVLADIGAVGGEAQRRYQKIADQLATALRQARLSGDDWTAAKTKIDSPPEKASWLVASCSDESPAASCPLPYAAPTNYTAIATDGSQIPLDRHAIAQCYLINVGEIVLHYGGMDRPRLSSQATLFYKDEDIYPKDDRGETIPLSEKMIANRRLLAESAALAALIAENHERHCVALVDDPLIVYIFQGESDKEQDRVIAEFCQMLEAAQGCSTPVAGYVSRPAHRDVVGALRLSLCAEGCEHGLDALCRELVGVTDAQLFSALLTQPGERSPVFGSNSPVIKQYPDAQKISFFYFNTGGEIARVEIPAWVAENPDLLNRVHVLCFDQSAKGQGYPVALSEAHERAVVRGPDREAFFHLLEQSLIRNNIPALQTRKALAKRTRVL; encoded by the coding sequence ATGCTCGATCTTCATCAGGTGCTCGCGGATATCGGCGCGGTGGGCGGCGAGGCGCAACGGCGTTACCAAAAGATCGCGGACCAGCTGGCGACGGCGCTGCGACAGGCGCGTCTCAGCGGGGATGACTGGACGGCGGCGAAGACGAAGATCGATTCGCCTCCGGAAAAGGCGTCCTGGCTCGTCGCGTCGTGCAGCGATGAATCGCCCGCCGCCTCCTGCCCGCTGCCCTACGCCGCTCCCACCAATTACACGGCGATTGCCACCGACGGTTCTCAGATCCCTTTGGACCGGCACGCCATCGCCCAATGTTATCTTATCAATGTCGGCGAAATCGTGCTGCATTACGGCGGCATGGATCGCCCGCGTTTGTCTTCGCAGGCCACGCTGTTCTACAAGGATGAGGACATCTATCCGAAGGACGATCGCGGCGAAACGATCCCGCTGTCGGAGAAGATGATCGCCAATCGTCGTCTGCTGGCCGAGAGCGCCGCGCTCGCCGCGCTGATCGCCGAAAACCACGAACGCCATTGCGTCGCTCTCGTGGACGATCCTCTCATTGTTTATATCTTTCAGGGAGAATCCGACAAAGAGCAGGATCGCGTGATCGCCGAATTCTGCCAGATGCTCGAAGCCGCGCAGGGATGCAGCACCCCCGTCGCCGGCTATGTCAGCCGTCCCGCGCACCGGGACGTTGTGGGCGCCCTGCGTCTTTCCCTGTGCGCTGAAGGCTGCGAACACGGCCTCGACGCCCTCTGCCGCGAGCTGGTCGGCGTCACCGACGCGCAGCTCTTCTCGGCGCTTCTCACGCAGCCGGGCGAGCGCTCCCCGGTCTTTGGCAGCAATTCTCCCGTCATCAAGCAATATCCCGACGCGCAAAAGATCTCGTTCTTTTACTTCAACACCGGCGGCGAAATCGCGCGCGTGGAGATCCCCGCCTGGGTTGCCGAGAACCCGGACCTATTGAACCGCGTCCATGTGCTTTGTTTCGACCAATCGGCCAAAGGGCAGGGGTACCCGGTCGCGCTCAGCGAAGCGCACGAGCGCGCCGTGGTGCGCGGCCCGGATCGTGAGGCGTTTTTCCATCTGCTGGAGCAAAGCCTGATCCGAAACAATATCCCGGCGCTGCAAACCCGCAAGGCCCTCGCGAAACGGACGCGGGTGTTGTGA